In one window of Cicer arietinum cultivar CDC Frontier isolate Library 1 unplaced genomic scaffold, Cicar.CDCFrontier_v2.0 Ca_scaffold_3383_v2.0, whole genome shotgun sequence DNA:
- the LOC140919146 gene encoding uncharacterized protein, translating into MRVLAALESKAKGLGVYGDSALVINQLNQEWETRDKKLIPYFTYIKELSLEFDKITFHHVPREDNQLADALATLSSMFQINRNDEIPSIKMESRDYPAYCHVMEEETDGKPWYHDIKHYLINREYPPGISENEKRTLRRLSASFFVNENILYKRNHDMVLLRCVDVNEAKEILQDIHDGSYGIHMNGHAMSRKILRAGYYWLTLEKDCYNYVKKCYKCQIYADNIHAPPVPLNTLSAPWPFSMWGIDVIGMIEPKTSNGPE; encoded by the coding sequence ATGAGAGTTTTGGCGGCTTTGGAATCAAAAGCAAAAGGTCTAGGAGTATATGGAGATTCAGCCCTAGTCATTAATCAGCTTAACCAAGAATGGGAAACTCGAGATAAGAAGTTAATACCTTATTTTACCTACATAAAAGAATTGTCTTtagaatttgacaaaatcacgtTTCACCATGTCCCTCGAGAAgacaatcaattggctgatgCTTTGGCTACTTTATCCTCTATGTTCCAAATAAATCGAAACGATGAAATCCCATCAATTAAAATGGAGAGTCGAGATTATCCAGCCTACTGCCATGTCATGGAAGAAGAAACTGACGGAAAACCGTGGTATCACGACATCAAACATTATCTTATAAATAGAGAATATCCTCCCGGAATATCGGAGAATGAGAAAAGAACTTTGAGACGGTTATCCGCGAGCTTTTTTGTGaacgaaaatattttgtataagagGAATCACGATATGGTACTCCTCAGATGTGTTGATGTTAATGAGGCGAAGGAAATTCTACAAGATATCCACGATGGCTCTTATGGGATCCATATGAATGGACACGCCATGTCTAGAAAGATTCTTCGGGCCGGATATTATTGGCTCACCCTAGAAAAAGATTGTTATAATTATGTAAAGAAATGttataaatgtcaaatatatgctgataaTATCCACGCCCCACCAGTGCCCCTGAACACCCTTTCAGCGCCCTGGCCATTCTCAATGTGGGGCATAGACGTCATCGGAATGATCGAACCGAAAACATCAAATGGACCGGAATGA